A genomic stretch from Desulfobacterales bacterium includes:
- the nifU gene encoding Fe-S cluster assembly protein NifU, whose amino-acid sequence MWEYTDKVREHFLNPRNVGEIENADAVGEVGSLACGDALKLSLKLDENERIIDAKFQTFGCASAIASSSALTEMVIGKTLEEAKLITNEHIAEYLGGLPKEKMHCSVMGRDALEKAIACYRGEAEKKVEGNIVCECFGVTDSEIERAVRENRLSDIESVTNFMKAGGGCGNCHDAIQGIIDSVLNNAPPVPKKQARLTNIQKIKLIEETISREIKPGLEKDGGDIELVDVDGTRVLVRLCGACASCKMAQVTLKDFVESKLRELVAPDLIVEEVD is encoded by the coding sequence ATGTGGGAATATACGGATAAGGTGCGAGAGCATTTCTTAAACCCGAGGAATGTGGGAGAAATCGAAAACGCGGACGCGGTCGGTGAGGTCGGCTCGCTGGCCTGCGGGGATGCGCTGAAGCTTAGCTTAAAACTTGATGAAAATGAGCGAATCATTGACGCCAAATTTCAAACCTTTGGTTGCGCCAGTGCCATTGCCTCTTCTTCCGCGTTGACGGAAATGGTGATCGGAAAAACCCTTGAGGAGGCAAAACTCATCACCAATGAACATATCGCAGAATATTTAGGCGGGCTTCCCAAGGAAAAAATGCATTGCTCCGTGATGGGCCGCGATGCACTTGAAAAGGCGATCGCCTGTTACCGGGGCGAAGCCGAAAAAAAGGTGGAGGGAAACATCGTCTGCGAGTGCTTCGGTGTCACGGATTCTGAAATCGAACGGGCGGTCCGGGAAAACCGCCTCTCGGATATCGAGTCGGTAACCAACTTTATGAAAGCCGGTGGCGGATGCGGCAACTGTCACGACGCCATTCAGGGCATCATCGATTCGGTGTTGAATAACGCCCCGCCGGTTCCCAAAAAGCAGGCTCGCTTGACCAACATACAGAAAATAAAACTGATCGAGGAAACCATCAGCCGGGAAATCAAGCCCGGGCTGGAAAAAGACGGCGGCGACATCGAGCTGGTGGATGTGGATGGTACCAGAGTTCTGGTCCGGCTCTGCGGCGCTTGTGCCTCCTGTAAGATGGCCCAAGTGACGTTAAAGGATTTCGTGGAAAGCAAGCTGCGCGAATTGGTGGCGCCGGATCTGATAGTAGAGGAGGTGGACTGA
- the nifS gene encoding cysteine desulfurase NifS produces the protein MAVIYMDNNATTKVAPEVLEAMLPYFTEHYGNPSSMHTFGGSVAKKITDAREKVAALTGATPGEIVFTSCGTESDNTAIHAAIRSNPDKKHIITTRVEHPAVKNVFERLSKQGYRVTFVPVDREGRLDTAYLYSRLSDDTAIVSVMWANNETGVIFPIPEIAEKVHEKGIVFHTDAVQAVGKIPIDLAQNRVDMLSLSGHKLHGPKGIGALYVRKGTKFSPFLLGGHQEHGRRGGTENVAAIIGLGRASELAAQQMSEETTRVRRLRDKLEIELIKKIPNAFINGDWDQRLPNTTSIAFEYVEGESILLLMDQHGICASSGSACTSGSLEPSHVLRAMGVPFTAAHGSIRFSLSVYNTEAEIDLVIEKLPPIIERLRSMSPFWKQATG, from the coding sequence ATGGCCGTTATTTATATGGACAACAACGCCACAACGAAAGTGGCGCCGGAAGTACTGGAGGCCATGCTGCCCTACTTTACCGAGCATTACGGCAATCCTTCCAGCATGCACACCTTCGGCGGCTCGGTGGCAAAAAAAATCACCGACGCGCGGGAGAAAGTCGCCGCCTTGACCGGTGCCACCCCCGGGGAAATTGTCTTTACCAGTTGCGGAACGGAAAGCGATAACACGGCCATTCATGCGGCCATTCGATCCAACCCCGACAAAAAACACATCATCACCACCCGCGTCGAGCATCCGGCCGTCAAGAACGTGTTCGAGCGGCTCTCAAAGCAGGGCTATCGGGTCACCTTCGTGCCGGTGGATCGGGAAGGACGCCTGGATACGGCGTACCTCTACAGCCGGCTTTCAGACGACACCGCCATCGTGAGCGTCATGTGGGCCAACAACGAAACCGGCGTCATATTTCCGATTCCGGAGATTGCCGAAAAGGTTCATGAAAAGGGAATTGTGTTTCATACGGACGCTGTGCAGGCGGTAGGCAAAATCCCCATTGACCTAGCGCAGAACCGCGTGGACATGCTCTCGCTATCCGGCCATAAACTGCATGGCCCCAAGGGTATCGGCGCGCTTTACGTTCGGAAAGGCACCAAGTTTTCTCCATTTTTGCTCGGCGGCCATCAAGAACACGGCAGACGGGGGGGAACGGAAAATGTCGCCGCTATTATTGGACTCGGGCGAGCCAGTGAATTGGCCGCGCAGCAAATGAGCGAAGAAACCACCCGCGTGCGACGGCTCAGAGACAAACTGGAAATCGAGCTCATCAAGAAAATTCCTAACGCATTTATCAACGGCGACTGGGACCAGCGGTTGCCCAACACCACCAGCATTGCCTTTGAATATGTGGAGGGCGAATCGATTCTGCTGCTGATGGACCAGCATGGCATTTGCGCATCCTCAGGCTCCGCCTGCACCTCCGGATCATTGGAACCTTCTCATGTGCTTCGGGCCATGGGCGTTCCGTTTACGGCCGCTCACGGCTCCATTCGTTTCAGCCTGAGCGTTTATAACACGGAAGCGGAAATCGATCTGGTCATCGAAAAGCTGCCCCCCATCATCGAGCGGTTGCGCAGTATGTCTCCCTTCTGGAAGCAAGCAACCGGGTGA
- a CDS encoding sodium ion-translocating decarboxylase subunit beta — protein MTWQYVFELIKNILITQTGIPNLAYKEVLMILIAFFFLYLAVAKGYEPLLLVPIGFGIFLVNFPLVPLMGFTENGTPELIRAFYKYGVEWEIIPCVIFLGLGAMTDFGPLIANPKTLFIGAGAQLGVFITYIGVLFFGFTLKEAASVGIIGGADGPTTIYLTAKLAPHLLGANALAAYSYMAMVPLIQPPIMRLMTTPAQRLIRMRQLRPVSAREKLLFPLIGSILIILLIPAVAPLMGMFMFGNFMRECLVVKRLSETAQNALMNIVTIFLGLSVGATMQAEVFLNVKPLLIFGFGLLDFVVCTFGGILTVHVMNLFLKEKINPLIGSAGVSAVPMAARVAHAEGLKYDPENWLLMHAMGPNLAGVIGSAAAAGMFIAMFQ, from the coding sequence ATGACTTGGCAATATGTGTTTGAACTCATCAAGAATATTCTGATAACGCAAACCGGTATTCCCAACCTGGCCTATAAGGAAGTGCTGATGATTCTCATCGCCTTTTTTTTCCTTTATCTGGCCGTGGCCAAGGGGTATGAGCCGCTCTTGCTGGTTCCCATCGGTTTCGGCATTTTTCTCGTCAACTTTCCCCTGGTGCCCCTGATGGGCTTCACGGAAAACGGCACGCCCGAACTGATTCGGGCGTTCTATAAGTACGGCGTCGAGTGGGAAATCATCCCCTGCGTCATCTTTCTGGGGTTGGGCGCCATGACCGATTTCGGCCCCCTGATTGCGAACCCGAAAACCTTGTTTATCGGCGCCGGCGCACAATTGGGGGTTTTCATCACCTATATCGGCGTCCTTTTTTTCGGTTTCACCTTAAAAGAGGCCGCCTCGGTGGGCATCATCGGCGGCGCGGACGGCCCCACCACCATTTATCTGACCGCCAAACTGGCGCCGCATCTCTTGGGCGCAAACGCCCTGGCCGCCTATTCGTACATGGCCATGGTTCCCCTCATTCAACCGCCCATCATGCGGTTGATGACAACGCCCGCCCAGCGCCTGATCCGCATGCGCCAGTTACGTCCCGTTTCTGCCCGTGAAAAACTGCTCTTTCCCCTCATCGGTTCGATTCTGATCATTCTGCTGATTCCGGCCGTCGCCCCGTTAATGGGCATGTTCATGTTCGGCAATTTCATGCGCGAGTGCCTGGTGGTCAAACGGCTTTCCGAAACGGCTCAGAATGCCTTGATGAACATCGTGACGATTTTTCTGGGCTTATCGGTGGGGGCCACCATGCAGGCCGAGGTGTTTCTGAACGTAAAACCCCTTTTAATTTTTGGATTCGGACTCCTTGATTTTGTCGTCTGTACGTTTGGCGGAATTTTGACGGTTCATGTCATGAACCTCTTTTTAAAGGAAAAAATCAACCCCCTGATCGGTTCCGCCGGTGTCTCGGCCGTGCCCATGGCCGCGCGCGTCGCTCATGCAGAAGGGCTGAAATATGATCCCGAAAACTGGCTGCTGATGCATGCCATGGGCCCCAACCTGGCCGGCGTGATCGGTTCGGCCGCCGCTGCCGGCATGTTCATCGCCATGTTTCAATAG
- a CDS encoding acyl-CoA carboxylase subunit beta: protein MGNNELITLLADKNQTALKGGGEDRIRKQHENGKLTARERLDLLLDSGTFVEVDRFKTHRCTDFDMADKKIPGDGVVTGWGLVHGRQVFVFAQDFTSYGGALSLAQSEKICKVMKMAMKTGMPFIGLCDSGGARIQEGVMSLAGYGDIFLLNVMASGVIPQITAIMGPSAGGAVYSPALTDWIFMVEKTSHMFITGPDVIKSVTREIVSKEDLGGAMAHNAKSGVAHFSSPDDRACLASIRELMSFLPQNNMDDPPRVACDDDPMRRDENLRDVVPADANKPYDIRSIIRSNLDNRHFFEVHQHWAKNIVVGFGRLDGMPVGVIANQPMVMAGSLDIDASLKGARFVRFCDAFNIPLIIYEDVPGFLPGTHQEYGGIIKHGAKLIYAFCEATVPRITLITRKAYGGAYIVMSSKHIRGDINIAYPTAEIAVMGAEGAVNIISREKINSAKDPEAERARLIDEYRNKFSNPYRAAELGYIDEVIDPADTRPKLIAALRMLRNKRDQNPPKKHGNIPL, encoded by the coding sequence ATGGGTAATAATGAATTAATCACACTACTGGCGGATAAGAACCAAACCGCGCTGAAAGGCGGGGGCGAGGATCGCATCCGTAAACAGCACGAGAACGGCAAGCTAACGGCCCGTGAACGCCTTGACCTTCTTTTGGATTCAGGAACCTTTGTGGAAGTGGACCGGTTCAAAACACACCGGTGCACCGATTTTGACATGGCGGACAAGAAAATCCCAGGGGACGGCGTGGTTACCGGGTGGGGCCTGGTTCATGGGCGGCAGGTCTTCGTGTTTGCGCAGGATTTCACGTCCTATGGCGGCGCATTGTCCTTAGCCCAGTCTGAAAAAATTTGCAAAGTGATGAAAATGGCCATGAAAACCGGAATGCCCTTTATCGGCCTTTGCGACTCGGGCGGCGCTCGGATTCAGGAAGGCGTTATGAGTCTGGCTGGCTACGGCGACATTTTTCTACTCAATGTCATGGCCTCTGGCGTCATTCCGCAGATTACGGCCATCATGGGGCCTTCGGCGGGCGGCGCGGTCTATTCCCCGGCATTGACGGACTGGATCTTCATGGTGGAAAAAACAAGTCACATGTTCATCACCGGCCCGGATGTCATCAAATCCGTCACCCGTGAAATCGTCAGCAAGGAAGACCTGGGCGGCGCCATGGCGCATAATGCCAAAAGCGGTGTCGCGCATTTTTCATCTCCGGATGATCGGGCTTGTCTGGCTTCGATTCGGGAACTGATGAGTTTTCTGCCGCAAAACAATATGGACGATCCGCCGCGCGTCGCATGCGATGACGATCCCATGCGCCGCGATGAGAACCTGCGCGATGTCGTTCCGGCCGATGCCAACAAACCCTATGACATTCGCTCGATCATCCGCTCCAATCTGGATAACCGGCATTTTTTTGAAGTGCATCAGCACTGGGCCAAGAACATTGTGGTGGGCTTTGGCCGCTTGGACGGCATGCCCGTGGGCGTCATCGCCAATCAGCCCATGGTGATGGCCGGCAGCCTCGATATCGATGCCTCCCTCAAAGGCGCCCGCTTTGTCCGCTTTTGCGATGCCTTCAATATTCCGCTGATTATCTATGAAGATGTGCCGGGATTTTTACCGGGCACACATCAGGAATACGGCGGCATCATCAAGCACGGCGCAAAACTGATCTATGCCTTTTGCGAGGCCACGGTGCCGCGGATCACCCTGATTACCCGAAAAGCCTACGGCGGCGCCTACATTGTCATGAGCTCCAAGCACATTCGCGGCGATATCAACATCGCCTACCCCACCGCTGAAATCGCCGTCATGGGCGCGGAAGGCGCGGTCAACATCATCAGCCGCGAAAAAATCAATTCGGCCAAAGATCCCGAGGCCGAGCGGGCTCGATTGATCGACGAGTATCGCAACAAATTTTCAAACCCGTACCGGGCTGCGGAACTCGGGTACATCGATGAGGTGATCGATCCTGCCGACACCCGGCCCAAGCTGATCGCGGCCCTTCGCATGCTGCGAAACAAGCGCGATCAAAATCCACCCAAGAAACACGGCAATATTCCCTTATAA
- a CDS encoding lipoprotein-releasing ABC transporter permease subunit, with translation MSFELFIGGRYLRAKQKQAFISLITVLSIAGVTVGVMALIVVIAVMAGFESDLKSRILSVESHVVVKRYTAPFSDYSRVMKAVADMNGVQAVTPFILSQIMIRTSAGVSAALLRGVDPLTAHQVIQTLNGETLKKLSSPAEPATTGNSPGIILGKVLADNLGVVTGDSIQLISPRGMLSPIGHVPSMKRFIVRGTLESGMYEFDASLAFISLADAQKMLQMGDGVTGIEVRIDNIYSADIIRKEIVAALGFPYYAQDWIQKNHNFFSALKLEKTVMFIILTLIVLVAAFNIASSLIMMVMEKKKDIAILKAMGATDGSIRKIFVFKGMIIGLIGTSLGVSFGYVLCTLLSRYKFIELPGDVYYLTTLPVRLNMVDVAAIAAAALGICFLATLYPAHQAARLDPVEAIRYG, from the coding sequence ATGTCATTTGAACTTTTTATAGGCGGCCGCTATCTTAGGGCCAAACAAAAGCAAGCGTTTATCTCACTGATCACGGTGCTGTCCATCGCCGGTGTGACCGTGGGGGTAATGGCATTGATCGTAGTGATCGCCGTCATGGCGGGGTTTGAATCCGATTTGAAGTCCCGCATTCTGTCGGTGGAATCTCATGTGGTGGTGAAGCGGTACACGGCGCCGTTTTCGGATTATTCCCGTGTGATGAAAGCGGTGGCGGACATGAACGGCGTTCAGGCGGTAACGCCTTTTATCCTTTCACAAATCATGATACGCACCTCGGCTGGTGTGTCGGCTGCGTTGCTGCGGGGCGTCGATCCGCTGACCGCCCATCAGGTGATCCAAACCCTGAATGGGGAAACGCTGAAAAAACTTTCTTCTCCTGCTGAACCCGCTACGACGGGGAACTCTCCGGGCATTATTTTGGGGAAAGTGCTTGCCGACAATCTGGGCGTTGTCACCGGGGATTCGATACAGCTGATCTCCCCCCGCGGCATGCTTTCTCCCATTGGTCACGTGCCGTCCATGAAGCGCTTTATCGTCCGCGGCACGTTGGAATCGGGAATGTACGAATTTGATGCCTCTTTGGCGTTTATCAGCTTGGCCGATGCGCAGAAAATGTTGCAAATGGGCGATGGCGTGACCGGGATCGAAGTCCGGATTGATAATATTTACAGTGCCGACATCATTCGCAAGGAAATTGTCGCGGCGTTGGGCTTTCCCTATTATGCCCAGGACTGGATTCAAAAAAATCATAATTTCTTTTCCGCGTTAAAGCTTGAAAAAACGGTGATGTTCATCATTCTGACCTTGATCGTGCTGGTCGCGGCATTCAATATCGCCAGCTCGCTCATTATGATGGTGATGGAAAAAAAGAAGGATATCGCCATCTTGAAAGCAATGGGGGCGACGGACGGATCCATTCGAAAGATTTTCGTGTTCAAGGGAATGATTATCGGGCTGATTGGAACGAGTCTGGGCGTCAGCTTTGGGTATGTATTGTGCACCCTGTTGTCCCGCTATAAGTTCATCGAATTGCCCGGAGATGTGTATTACCTGACCACCTTACCCGTTCGCCTGAATATGGTGGATGTGGCGGCCATTGCCGCGGCGGCACTGGGCATCTGTTTTCTGGCCACGCTGTATCCGGCACACCAGGCGGCCCGGCTTGATCCGGTGGAGGCGATTCGATATGGCTGA
- the lysS gene encoding lysine--tRNA ligase — protein sequence MENKSDVLEKRLSKMDELRSNGVPLFPNGFSVSHTVADLLEIAKKAPETLTESGPEFSVAGRMMAVNKFGKASFIRFRDRTGQMQAYLRKDRIGEDAYALFKQLDIGDFIWLRGVLFQTRTGEWTLLASELKLASKASRPLPEKFHGLKDPEKRYRQRYIDLVMNSEVREIFIKRSRTIHAVRSFLLERDYLEVETPMMQPIPGGAEATPFVTHHHALDMNLFLRIAPELYLKRLVVGGFERVFEINRNFRNEGISTRHNPEFTMVEFYQAYATYEDLMDLTEEMFQKVAIDVTGSDTLMYQDDRIELGSKWLRIPLMTALTEIGGVDAAILDDREKLLAFAQDKGIQITKAERIGKVITKLFDVLVEPKLIQPTFITGYPQEVSPLARRSDTQPGLTDRFELFIAGREIANGFSELNDPKDQAERFQQQVADRAAGDAEAHYMDRDYIEALEYGMPPTAGEGIGIDRLVMLLTDAASIREVILFPHMKRRD from the coding sequence ATGGAAAACAAAAGTGATGTTCTGGAAAAGCGGCTTTCCAAAATGGATGAACTTCGAAGCAACGGGGTTCCTCTGTTTCCCAACGGGTTTTCCGTTTCCCATACGGTTGCGGATCTGCTTGAGATTGCCAAAAAAGCGCCTGAAACTTTAACGGAATCAGGACCTGAGTTTAGTGTAGCCGGTCGAATGATGGCCGTCAATAAATTCGGAAAAGCCTCCTTTATACGCTTTCGGGATCGAACGGGTCAGATGCAAGCCTATCTTCGTAAAGACCGGATCGGCGAGGATGCGTATGCCCTGTTTAAGCAGCTTGATATCGGGGATTTTATTTGGCTTCGGGGGGTGCTCTTTCAAACCAGGACGGGCGAGTGGACCTTGCTGGCCAGTGAGTTAAAACTCGCGTCCAAAGCCAGTCGGCCCTTGCCGGAAAAATTCCATGGCCTGAAGGATCCTGAAAAACGCTATCGCCAGCGGTATATCGATCTGGTGATGAACAGTGAGGTCCGGGAGATCTTTATCAAACGCAGCCGCACCATTCATGCCGTCCGGTCGTTTTTGCTTGAAAGGGACTACCTGGAGGTGGAAACCCCCATGATGCAACCGATTCCCGGCGGTGCCGAAGCGACCCCTTTTGTCACGCATCATCATGCGCTCGACATGAATCTTTTTCTGCGAATCGCGCCGGAACTCTACCTCAAGCGGCTCGTGGTGGGCGGATTTGAACGGGTGTTTGAAATTAATCGCAATTTCAGGAACGAAGGTATTTCCACTCGGCATAACCCGGAGTTTACCATGGTGGAGTTTTATCAGGCCTATGCAACCTACGAGGACCTGATGGACCTGACCGAGGAAATGTTTCAAAAGGTGGCGATCGATGTCACGGGCAGTGACACCCTTATGTATCAGGACGACAGAATTGAATTGGGGTCGAAGTGGCTGCGCATTCCATTGATGACCGCTCTTACCGAGATTGGCGGCGTGGATGCGGCGATACTCGATGACAGAGAAAAATTGCTGGCATTTGCGCAAGATAAGGGGATCCAAATCACCAAGGCGGAACGGATAGGGAAGGTGATCACCAAATTATTCGATGTGTTGGTGGAGCCGAAACTGATTCAACCGACCTTTATCACTGGATATCCGCAAGAAGTTTCTCCCCTGGCCCGTCGAAGCGACACCCAACCGGGATTGACCGATCGGTTCGAGTTATTCATTGCCGGCCGGGAAATCGCCAACGGGTTTTCGGAGCTGAATGATCCCAAGGATCAGGCGGAACGGTTTCAGCAGCAGGTAGCGGACCGGGCCGCAGGGGATGCGGAGGCCCATTACATGGACAGGGATTATATTGAAGCGCTGGAATACGGCATGCCGCCGACTGCCGGCGAAGGCATCGGCATCGACCGGTTGGTGATGCTGTTAACGGATGCGGCCTCTATTCGGGAGGTGATCTTGTTTCCGCATATGAAGCGCCGGGATTAG